A portion of the Mangifera indica cultivar Alphonso unplaced genomic scaffold, CATAS_Mindica_2.1 Un_0012, whole genome shotgun sequence genome contains these proteins:
- the LOC123205676 gene encoding putative disease resistance RPP13-like protein 3, whose product MKKLQDEITAFRIDRQDYSPVNNDPKDSFKNENFPESCLEEEKVIVFEQETELLDRVIPRTCRKHSVPNFSKKVSRTDDRDKSIHQVIVVVGEGGIGVTTLARSIYNNVDVRLYFTHRAWIQVSSLFKTRDFLISLLKQVNPAELVVEATLSEVELKSRLTKLLNDKNKKYLIVIEDLETPPVWLALRDVLRSSNSPENKIIVITRKRWGVLREDAHSVLRVRRLSNEESWKLFVKKARISKEELIKSREKILELCGGLPSQIVLLGGLLSVKYRNHQNWSKVIDCADNTGGNIMALSYQDLPSEVKPCFLYMMLFPKGFEIPVRRLIHLWCAEGFVTSSDPEDLGEMYLKELACRNMIQVRWKLDGSPKTCRMANSLYDFFCQKAANVRFLNHQFSDKCSITTPEKSRLAFRRFATHFGAGTFTSKSFHHVEHLRSFVAFDTRMRGTATIETSMFKKIIAKGGLRMVKVLDLEGVYKPRNIHNVLTKLLHLRYLGLRATFIEQLPHSLGELPFLETLDVKHTRVTDICSSIWSAKALQHLYLNWINDDDDAVVKYLPPTSVISLRTLWGLCLRKDFFVENFLRKLERLRLRNLGLLVWDPSSQKSITGWVGSLSQLQSLKLKYVGDDQHTTPSLNFQSKHFEGHKMLQDLYLRGQLQLSDQSKLEVSFFPPNLKTLTLSFSRLSQNPMPVLGDLPNLKILRLFADSYVGEDNLVCVTPNPDKKFPHLRVLKLWKLNMGFLTFEKNSMPCLRELEIRSCNRNLFISGLENLTALKEIGFTNMPSRFSYFVHNKGLPVQIKKCRSLTYDSE is encoded by the coding sequence ATGAAGAAATTGCAGGATGAAATCACTGCTTTCAGAATAGATAGACAAGATTATTCTCCCGTCAATAATGACCCGAAGGATAgcttcaaaaatgaaaattttcctgAGTCCTGTTTAGAAGAGGAAAAAGTCATTGTTTTTGAACAGGAAACGGAGTTGTTAGATCGAGTAATTCCTAGAACTTGTCGTAAGCACTCGGTACCTAATTTCTCTAAGAAGGTCTCTAGAACAGATGATCGAGATAAATCAATTCATCAAGTCATAGTTGTGGTTGGAGAGGGAGGCATTGGCGTAACAACTTTGGCAAGAAGTATATACAATAACGTCGACGTCAGGCTTTATTTCACCCACCGTGCCTGGATTCAGGTTTCTAGTTTGTTCAAAACTAGAGATTTCTTGATTAGCCTACTGAAACAAGTTAACCCAGCCGAGTTGGTGGTGGAAGCAACACTTTCTGAAGTGGAACTCAAGTCAAGGCTCACCAAACtcttaaatgataaaaataagaaGTATCTTATTGTCATTGAAGATTTAGAGACACCTCCAGTTTGGTTAGCTCTCCGAGATGTCCTTCGTTCCTCCAATTCTcctgaaaacaaaataattgtaattacgCGAAAGAGATGGGGCGTACTAAGGGAGGATGCTCATTCGGTTCTACGAGTCCGGAGATTAAGCAATGAGGAGTCCTGGAAATTGTTTGTAAAAAAGGCACGAATCTCAAAAGAAGAGTTGATAAAAAGCAGGGAGAAAATCCTGGAACTATGTGGTGGTTTACCCTCACAAATAGTCTTGCTTGGAGGCTTATTATCTGTGAAATATAGAAACCACCAGAATTGGTCAAAAGTGATCGATTGTGCAGATAATACTGGTGGTAATATTATGGCCTTGAGCTATCAAGATCTACCTTCAGAGGTGAAGCCATGTTTTCTTTATATGATGCTATTCCCCAAAGGATTTGAGATCCCTGTGAGGAGGTTGATTCATTTATGGTGTGCTGAGGGATTTGTGACATCCTCGGATCCTGAAGATCTTGGAGAAATGTACCTCAAAGAACTAGCCTGTCGAAACATGATTCAAGTGAGATGGAAGTTAGATGGAAGCCCGAAAACATGTCGAATGGCGAATTctttgtatgattttttttgtcaaaaagcAGCGAATGTAAGATTCCTAAATCACCAGTTTTCTGATAAGTGTTCTATCACCACCCCAGAAAAATCCCGATTGGCTTTTCGACGATTCGCAACCCACTTTGGCGCCGGGACCTTCACATCGAAATCATTTCATCATGTTGAGCACCTACGctcttttgttgcttttgatACGCGTATGCGAGGCACAGCCACGATAGAAACAAGTatgttcaaaaaaattatagctAAAGGAGGCTTGAGAATGGTGAAGGTTCTTGATCTTGAGGGAGTATACAAGCCTAGGAATATACATAATGTTTTAACTAAACTGTTACATTTGAGATACCTAGGCTTGAGAGCAACTTTTATTGAACAACTTCCACATTCCCTGGGAGAGCTGCCGTTTCTGGAGACTTTGGATGTGAAGCACACTCGCGTAACCGATATTTGTAGTAGTATATGGAGTGCAAAGGCTTTGCAACATCTGTATTTGAACTGGATTAACGACGATGATGATGCGGTGGTTAAATATCTTCCTCCAACATCAGTAATAAGCCTGCGTACGTTATGGGGATTATGCTTGAGAAAAGATTTCTTTGTGGAAAATTTTCTCCGGAAATTGGAGAGGCTGAGGCTCAGAAACTTGGGACTACTGGTATGGGATCCAAGTTCCCAAAAAAGTATAACCGGCTGGGTTGGTTCACTTAGTCAACTTCAATCTTTGAAGTTGAAATACGTTGGAGATGATCAACATACTACACCAAGCCTGAATTTTCAGAGTAAACACTTCGAAGGACATAAAATGCTGCAGGATCTTTATTTGCGGGGTCAACTACAGCTTTCAGATCAATCTAAACTTGAGGTTTCTTTTTTCCCTCCAAATCTCAAGACCTTAACGTTGTCTTTCTCAAGACTAAGTCAGAATCCAATGCCGGTGCTGGGGGACTTGCCTAATCTCAAAATACTTAGGCTTTTTGCTGACTCTTATGTGGGGGAGGATAATTTGGTTTGTGTGACACCGAACCCTGACAAGAAGTTCCCCCACCTTAGGGTCTTAAAACTTTGGAAGTTAAACATGGGGTTTTTGACCTTCGAGAAAAACTCCATGCCTTGCCTTAGAGAACTAGAAATTAGAAGCTGCAATcgtaatttattcatttctgGGTTGGAGAATTTGACCGCTTTGAAAGAGATCGGATTTACAAACATGCCGTCACGTTTTTCTTACTTTGTGCATAACAAAGGTCTGCCAGTCCAAATTAAGAAATGCAGGTCCCTCACATATGATAGTGAGTGA